A genomic segment from Homalodisca vitripennis isolate AUS2020 unplaced genomic scaffold, UT_GWSS_2.1 ScUCBcl_180;HRSCAF=1520, whole genome shotgun sequence encodes:
- the LOC124370450 gene encoding sex peptide receptor-like, with product MYLAPFLLLITIVANTLIVVVLSKRHMRTPTNAVLMAMALSDMFTLLFPAPWLLYMYTFGNHYKPLTPVRACYAWAFMNDVVPTLFHTASIWLTLALAVQR from the coding sequence ATGTATTTGGCGCCGTTCCTCTTGCTGATCACCATAGTGGCCAACACGCTGATAGTAGTTGTACTCAGCAAGCGACACATGCGGACGCCCACTAACGCCGTGCTGATGGCGATGGCTCTCTCAGATATGTTCACATTGTTGTTCCCCGCCCCGTGGCTCTTATACATGTACACGTTCGGCAACCACTATAAGCCTCTCACCCCAGTGAGAGCATGTTACGCTTGGGCCTTCATGAATGACGTCGTCCCTACACTCTTCCACACCGCCTCCATCTGGCTGACCCTGGCCCTCGCTGTCCAGAGGTAA